The sequence below is a genomic window from Desulfobulbus oligotrophicus.
TTCTGGATCGGTGACCGATGCGTGCGTGTCATTGCGACGCTTTTTCCCGTGGAAATCCACTGCCGGATTGCGGTTGCCGCCGGTAGAGACCGGAGGCTCCTCATCTTTGGGCCGAAAGCTCTTCAGCGATGCCCACGTTTCGATCAGTGTGCCGTCAACGGTGAAATGGTCGTCAGACAAGAGTCCGGCTGCCTCGGCTTGGGAACAGATGGATCGCAAGAACATCACCGCAAGATCACTGTGCAGAATGCGCTCCCTGTTTTTGGAATAGACGGAGTGATCCCAAATTGCTTCATCCATGGACAGGCCGACAAACCAGCGAAAAAGAAGATTGTAATCAAGCTGTTCCACCAACATCCGCTCGCTCCGGATCGAATAAAGGATTTGCAGCAGCAGGGAGCGAAGCAGTTGCTCGGGCGGAATCGATGGTCGTCCTGTTCGTGAGTAGAGTTCCCGAAACACAGGGGAGAGTTCTTTCAGCGCCTTGTCAGCCATGATTCGGATAGGACGTAGGGGATGCGTTTGGGGAACCCGGGATTCGGGGGAGAGATAGCTGAACAATTTCTGTTGCTGAATGTCAGGACCGCGCATATTTCCACCTGTTTGTCAGTTATTCCAATTGGTTGGATAATACACGGTATTGTTTTACATGTCCCGTTGTTTATGAGTTTTTCAACAGCCTGCTAGAAGGAGAGAGTGAGAGAAACGGATGATCGGCATGATCACCGCACTGATGATACCGGTATAAAAGAGGGCAAGCAGAATGAAAAAGCCAAAGGGTTCAAGACGTGCATAACTCCGTGCGGTTTGAGGAGGCAACAGGCCCATGAGTACTTTGGAGCCGTCAAGGGGCGGGATGGGAATACAGTTGAAGACCGCCAGCATGATATTGATCCAGACACTGGCGACCAGCATGCCAACCAGCGGTTGCAGGAAAAAAAGCGGCAGGATTTGAAACGTAACCAGAAAGTGGGCCAGAGCTGCGCTGGCAATGGCCAGAATCACGTTTGATCCCGGACCTGCCAGGGCAACGAGTAACATGTCTTTTTGGGGTTGTCTGAAATAACGTGGATCAATCGGGACGGGTTTGGCCCAGCCTATTTTCATGATGATAAAGGCCAGCACCCCCAATGGATCGAGGTGTTTGAGCGGATTCAGGCTCAGACGACCGGCATTCTTGGCAGTTGGATCACCCAGGCGCCAGGCAACGTAGCCATGCGCATACTCATGCACGGTTAAGGCGAACAGGAGTGGCGGTATTTGAATGATCAACTGTTGCATTAAGGCGTATATATCAACATTCATGAGTGATTCTGTCTCCTCGAAAAAGATGAGGTGTATCTCTGTGTTTAGGTACTCAACGCTATAAATTAAGAAAGTGTGGAGGAAAAGCGAGAAAAAAGATGGTGTTTACGATAAAGCGGCGCCGGGAGGGTAGGTGGACTGAATAAAGGACAGTGCATCTTCACGACTGCCGACCTGACCGTCGAGCTGTACTTCGATCAGATGATTGCGAATGGTCCGGAAGAGGGGCCCGGGGATATACCCCATGGCTTTCAGTTCATCGCCGCGAACCAACGGTACAACATTTCTCCAGGTGGTAACATAGTGGGAAACAGCCTGTTGAATGTAGCGCTTGCGGGCAATTGCCATGAGGTAGAGGAGACCTTCGATGTCGAGTTCATGCAGAAGCCAGTAGGTTTCACTGGGCCGGAGAAACGGTCGTTTCTGCATTTCTTGAGCAACACGTTCAGCCTCTGTTTTTTGGGCAATCAGCTTGCGTCGCTGGCGAGGAGGGAGTGAAAATCGGTTGCAGAAGGCAATGAGCTCCTTGGTTCGTGATCGACTCATGATCGCTAGTAAATAGACCATCCACGGTTCAATCTTATCAGGTAGATACAGCAGTTTGAACCAGGAAATCGCCTGGTTGGCCTGGGTGAGAAAATGAAGGAATCGTCGATCGATTTTGAGGTTGGGACGCAGGTCGGGCCAGAGAAAGGGAAAGAGCTTCAGTGCCGCCATCCGCCGTAAAGCTGGTATGGGGTTGTCTTCGGAAAGAATCAGTTTGAGTTCGTGAAAGAAGCGAGGCTCCTCAACCCGATCAAACAGATTCATCTGGACGGTGTTTTTGATGAGTTTTTCGGTGTGTTTGGTGATGGTGAAGTCTAATCGGCTTTCAAAACGGATCGCCCTGAAGATACGAGTGGGATCCTCAACAAAGCTGAGGTTGTGCAGTACCTGAATTCGTCGCTCCTTGAGGTCGTTTTGGCTGTTGAAGTAGTCAACCAGGATACCGAATCGTTTTGGATTCAGATGGATGGCCATAGCGTTGATCGTAAAGTCACGCCGGTAGAGGTCGAGCTTGGTCGAGCTGTGCTCCACGGTGGGCATGGCGGCCGGATGATCGTAGTATTCCAGGCGGGCTGTGGCTACATCAATACGGGACTGGTCAGGGAAGATGACAGTCGCTGTCCCAAATTTTTCGTGGGGATGGACTATGCCATGGCGCTGGGCGGCCAGGGCTTTGGCAAGCCTGATACCGTCCCCTTCAATGACGATGTCGATATCAGTATTTTGTACCTGCAGGATCAGGTCACGGACAAAACCTCCGGCCACGTAGGCGTTGCATCCCTGCTGCTCTGCTATTTCACCGATTTCTCGTAAAAGTACAATAACGTTTTTCGGCAGGACTTGCGTCATGACGCTGCTGAGATGACGGGTCCGCTCAATGGATGGACGTTCGTCACTGCGCAGCAGATCAAGCGAGAGATGTGCAGGGTCGTTGACAAGCAGGGCAAGCAGATCGGTACGGGTAATCACCCCGACAATGTCATCGTCACGCGTTACCGGTAAAAGACGCTGGCGGTTTTCAACGATCAGTCGCTGGATATCGAAGAGAGTGCCGCTTTCAGGTATGGTGGCGATGTCGGTGGTCATGTAGTCAGCCACCGGTATATTGCCCAGTTTATGAAAAATAGCCTTTTCAGCAACCCGGCGTGAGATCATTCCCAGAAGGCCGCAGGGGTTTTCCCCGTTCCCGTCACTGTTGGTTCGTACCACCGGCAGCACGGTGACATTGTAACGGGTCATTAACTGGTTGGCCTGATCGATACTCACTTCCGGGGTGACGGTGATGACCGGCGCACTCATAATTTCGCCGGCCATGGCTTTGGGGCGGACATGGCGGTGAAGTAAACTGATCAACTGTTCTTCAGCTTCAACAATGGTCAGGTTGCGGACCGTGGCGGAGGCTGCGGTGGCATGGCCGCCGCCCCCGAATTCTCTGGCAATTGTGCCGACATTCACTTCAGGGATGCGACTGCGTGCAATAAGGTAGGTCCGTTCACCCATGCTTAACAGGGCAAAGACCACATCAATATTGTCCAGCACCATGAGACGCTGGACAAGGACTGAGAAATCATCGATATAATCCGGCATGGTCAGTTTGCTGACCACCACTGTCACGCCGCGTATGACATAGGTGTGGGCTTCTTGACGCAGTTGACCGAGCAGACTGATCTGTTCGGAAGACAGTTCGCGGGAAATAAATTGAGTGATGATATCCAGATTGGCGCCATGGGTCAGGAGCCATGAGGCTGCCGCCAGATCTTCCGGGCAGGTGGAGGAGTGCAGAAAGCTTCCGGTATCCTCATAAATGCCGAGTGCCATCAGTGTGGCCTCATCCGGCGAGGGAACGATATTTTTTTCTTGAAAAAGACGGGTGAAAATTGTTGTGGTGGAGCCTACCGGTTCGACGATCTCTTGCGAGCCACGGAGATCTGTCTCGGTATCAGGATGATGATCGTACAGATGAACCGTAACAGCAGGGTTGGTTGCACACTCCGCTAATCTGCCTATTCGATCGGCCTGCCGGGTATCCACAACAATCAGACGTTGTACCTTGTCGATATCAATATGCTTGATCTTTTTGAATGCATAGATGTTGCGAAATTCCTGGGCCAGATAGTTGCGAACGGATTTTTCCTGTGATCCGGGGAAAACCAGGACGGCTTCCGGATACAGTCGTTTGGCTGCGATCATGGATGCCAAGGCATCAAAGTCTGCGCCGATATGCGTGGTGATAATATCCATAGCCGCGATTATACACTACTCGAAGAGTCTGTAAAGACAAGGCCGTGTTCTGTGGATTCAGTAGAGGCCTGCAAGGTGTTCTTTTCCATAATATCGGTCTGTTGCCGGTGTGTTTGTCGAAACAGAAATAGGGATTGATGATCTGCTTGTCCATCGGTATCTGTCCTTTATTCAACAAGGGAGATACCGTTTTTGCAGAGTGAGAATTACGACTCTTTTCCCTGTTGTTGCTTGACAACTATTTGTGAATGCACTATTTTAGTTTGATTCACTCGGATTAGGGCGGGTGTAGCTCAGTTGGTAGAGCACAAGCTTCCCAAGCTTGGGGTCGCGGGTTCGAGCCCCGTTGCCCGCTCCACACGGAGATCTGTCCGATAGTGTTGCCGTTTTAACTTCTGCAGATTGCACGGTGGCATGCACCGGTGTTTTTGAAAGTGGGCTTTGCCCGCTTTTTTTATTGTCTCTTCACACTTTACTTGCTGTGAGATCGGAACGTCCCTGAGGACATGACGAAAAGAATAAGGTTGAAAAGAACGGTTTTTAACAAATGGGCAATGATTCAGAACGAATAGTAACGATTGTCCAGGAATTTGCCGAGCCTCTGTTAGCACAGTCAGGTATGGAGCTCGTTGAGGTTCAATTCCGGAGAGAGGGGCATGGCTGGGTGCTTCGTCTGTTTATTGATAAGGAGGGCGGCGTTACCATCGACGACTGTGCTGAGGTGAGTCGTGAGGTCAGTGCCTATCTTGAGGTTGAAGACCCGGTTGAGCACGCCTACCATCTTGAAGTCTCCTCGCCGGGGCTGGAGCGGCCGCTTCGAGGGCGTCAGGACTTCAGTCGTTTTTCCGACCGGCTGGTCCGCCTTAAGCTGCATGATCCTGTTAAGGGGCAGCATGTTCTTGTCGGTACCCTGCTTGGCCTGGAAGGTGAAGCAGTGATATTGGCGTTGGATAATGAAACCGTTTATATCGATTTGGAAAATATAGTAAGGGCGCGTCTAACGTTGTAAAATCCTTGGGGTGAACGTGGAATTGATCGCCTAGTTGGAGTCAAGCATGGTAGGAACAGAAAATCTTAAACGAATTGTCGATCAGATCTGCCGAGATAAAGGTATTGACCGGGCCTTGCTGATCGATGCGATTGAAGAGGCTGTCCGCTCCGCTGTTCGGAAAAAATATGGGGGTCGCCGGGATATCGAAGTCCAGTTCAGTGAAGATCTGGGAGAGATCGAGGTCTTTCAGTATCGTACGGTTGTGGAAGAGGTCTTTGATGAAGAGACTGAGATCTCTTTGGAAGATGCTCGACGGCTGGATCCGGACGTTGAGGTGGATGATGATCTGGGTGAAAAGCTTGATAGCGTTGCCGATCTTGGCCGCATCGCTGCTCAGTCAGCTAAGCAGGTGATTATTCACCGAATGCGTGACGCTGAACGTGATGTGATTTACGATATGTATCGGGATCGCGAAGGCACTATCGTCAACGGTATCGTGCAGCGATTTGAGCGAGGTGACATGATCGTTAATCTTGGGAGAACCGACGCTGTTCTGCCGCGAGACAATCAGATACCCAAAAGATCTTACAAGCAGGGTGACCGTATCCGGGCCTATTTACAGGAAGTACGCCGAGATGCCCGAGAAGGTAAGCATCGTGATTCACAGTTAATCCTCAGCAGAACCTGTAACGAATTTCTGATCAAGCTTTTTGAAATGGAGGTCCCGGAAATTGCCGAAGGCATCGTCAAGATTATGGGTGCCAGCCGCGAACCCGGGTTTCGAGCCAAAATTGCCGTGTCATCCATTGAATCGGATGTGGATCCGGTGGGCGCCTGTGTCGGTCTTAAGGGATCTCGGGTTCAGAATGTTGTTCAGGAGTTGCAGGGTGAGCGGATCGATATCGTACCCTGGAGTCCGGATCCGGTGAAGTACGTGTACAATGCCCTGGCTCCGGCAGAGGTGTCGATGGTGATTGTTGATGATGAAAAAAAATGTCTGCTCGTGGTTGTACCTGATGATCAGTTGTCACTGGCTATTGGAAGGCAGGGGCAGAACGTCCGTCTCGCTTCACGGCTTTTGGGGTGGAGGATCGATGTGAAGAGTGAGTCGAGATACGCAAACGCCGAAACGACAGGCTATCGGGAACTGCTGACGGTTGAGGGGATTGATGAGGGCTTGGCGGATCGGCTGTTTGGAGCGGGGATAACTTCTGTGGAGCAGGTGGCAGAGACTGATGTTGAAAAATTGGCTGTTGCTGCCCGGATTGATGTGGATCAGGCAACGGCTTTACAGTTGATGGCTGCTCAAGTGCAGCCTGGGCAGGACCGGCAGGTTGAGCCAACAACGGATGAAGGAGCAGGAACAGAAGACACCGTGATCTGATGCAAAGAGGACATGTGCCGGTACGAACTTGTCGGGGATGTGGCCGGAAGGCCTCCCGGGCAACCTTACTACGATTTGTTCTGGTTGAGGGGTGCCTGGTTGAAGATCAACAGGCTGTGCTGACAGGGAGAGGGATTTACTGTTGCAATGATCCCGTTTGCCGGGCGCGTCTGGCAAAAAGCAAGAAAATCGGAAATCGGACTGAGCCTATGCGGTGAATGGCTGATGAAGGGAGTGTTTGATGAGTAAGGTTCGTGTTTACGATCTCGCCAAGGAATTTGGGCTGAAAAGCAAAGAATTGGTAGACAGGCTGGTGGCGATGGGCTACCCAGTAAAAAGTCATAGTTCAAGTGTCGATAGTGATATGGCCGCGGATATTCGAAATAAAATAAAAGGGTTAGTGGCTGCTGGCGTTGCAGAAGGTCGTATCGAGATGCGAAAGGAACCCGAACCGGCCGCTAAAAGCAGAGTTGTTGTCCGTCGTCGGTCCAGGGCGGAAAAAGAAGAAGCCGCGAGGAAACAGGAGGAGGCCGAGGCCCAGGCGTTTGAAGAAGAAGTCCAGGCGCTGGAAGCGCGTCTTCAGAAGGCGGGTGCAGACGAGCCATCGATTGCAGAAGATGTCACAGCACCGGAGCCGTCTGACCTTCAGGATAGTGAGCCTGGCATCGTTGAGCCTGACGATGACACTCCTGCCGGGGAGCAGGAACCCGCTATTGTGGTAGAGAAGAGTGAAGAGCCTGCTGAAGAACCCGTTGTCGCTGAAAAAACTGATGAGGCGGAAGTCGCCGGTACTGCTGATGCCGTGCCGCAGGAAACAGAAGTGGAATCTTCTCCGCCCGCCGAGGAAACAGCTGTTGCAGATGTTGTTGAACGACCGAAGCGATTGGCCAGGGTCGTTGGTCGTGTTGTCATACCTGTCCCTGAAAAACGAACGAAGCCGACAACGAAGCCGCAACCCCGTTCGGCGCAGCCTCCTGTTGCAGGCGCACCTGTTGAGGTCCCGGTGGCCGCGGATGATGCACGGGGGGACAAGGGGAAGAAAAAAGGCAAACGAATGGTGGCTATTCAGCCTGAGGATGATGAGCAGGGCAAAAAAAGCCCGGTTAAAGGTCAGAAGAAGGCAAGAGGCCGATTGGATTTCACAACGGATAGTGATGTCGAGTTCATGCGTCCTCGCAAGGGAAGAAAGAAGAGAGATGCAATAAAAAAAGACCAGCAGATGCAACAGGTGGCTGATACCAAGGCCATCAAAAAGCGAATTAAGGTGGTATCCACCATCAGTGTGGGAGACCTGGCCAGGCGTATGGGTATCAAGGCCAGTGAGGTTATCTCTGCCCTGATGCGGTTGGGTGTGCTTGCTACCCTTAATCAGGCCTTGGATGTCGATACTGCTGC
It includes:
- a CDS encoding IS5 family transposase produces the protein MRGPDIQQQKLFSYLSPESRVPQTHPLRPIRIMADKALKELSPVFRELYSRTGRPSIPPEQLLRSLLLQILYSIRSERMLVEQLDYNLLFRWFVGLSMDEAIWDHSVYSKNRERILHSDLAVMFLRSICSQAEAAGLLSDDHFTVDGTLIETWASLKSFRPKDEEPPVSTGGNRNPAVDFHGKKRRNDTHASVTDPESRLFRKGKGKEARLCFMGHVLMENRNGLVVDTRLTQATGTAEREAALSMASDIPGTHRVTIGADKGYDCKEFVDDLRILTVTPHVAQKVKGSAIDGRTTRHAGYAVSRKKRKRVEEIFGWMKTVAWLRKARYKGVEKIDWLFTLSAAAYNMVRMRNLGVVTSG
- a CDS encoding site-2 protease family protein, producing the protein MNVDIYALMQQLIIQIPPLLFALTVHEYAHGYVAWRLGDPTAKNAGRLSLNPLKHLDPLGVLAFIIMKIGWAKPVPIDPRYFRQPQKDMLLVALAGPGSNVILAIASAALAHFLVTFQILPLFFLQPLVGMLVASVWINIMLAVFNCIPIPPLDGSKVLMGLLPPQTARSYARLEPFGFFILLALFYTGIISAVIMPIIRFSHSLLLAGC
- a CDS encoding CBS domain-containing protein, translating into MDIITTHIGADFDALASMIAAKRLYPEAVLVFPGSQEKSVRNYLAQEFRNIYAFKKIKHIDIDKVQRLIVVDTRQADRIGRLAECATNPAVTVHLYDHHPDTETDLRGSQEIVEPVGSTTTIFTRLFQEKNIVPSPDEATLMALGIYEDTGSFLHSSTCPEDLAAASWLLTHGANLDIITQFISRELSSEQISLLGQLRQEAHTYVIRGVTVVVSKLTMPDYIDDFSVLVQRLMVLDNIDVVFALLSMGERTYLIARSRIPEVNVGTIAREFGGGGHATAASATVRNLTIVEAEEQLISLLHRHVRPKAMAGEIMSAPVITVTPEVSIDQANQLMTRYNVTVLPVVRTNSDGNGENPCGLLGMISRRVAEKAIFHKLGNIPVADYMTTDIATIPESGTLFDIQRLIVENRQRLLPVTRDDDIVGVITRTDLLALLVNDPAHLSLDLLRSDERPSIERTRHLSSVMTQVLPKNVIVLLREIGEIAEQQGCNAYVAGGFVRDLILQVQNTDIDIVIEGDGIRLAKALAAQRHGIVHPHEKFGTATVIFPDQSRIDVATARLEYYDHPAAMPTVEHSSTKLDLYRRDFTINAMAIHLNPKRFGILVDYFNSQNDLKERRIQVLHNLSFVEDPTRIFRAIRFESRLDFTITKHTEKLIKNTVQMNLFDRVEEPRFFHELKLILSEDNPIPALRRMAALKLFPFLWPDLRPNLKIDRRFLHFLTQANQAISWFKLLYLPDKIEPWMVYLLAIMSRSRTKELIAFCNRFSLPPRQRRKLIAQKTEAERVAQEMQKRPFLRPSETYWLLHELDIEGLLYLMAIARKRYIQQAVSHYVTTWRNVVPLVRGDELKAMGYIPGPLFRTIRNHLIEVQLDGQVGSREDALSFIQSTYPPGAALS
- a CDS encoding ribosome maturation factor RimP produces the protein MGNDSERIVTIVQEFAEPLLAQSGMELVEVQFRREGHGWVLRLFIDKEGGVTIDDCAEVSREVSAYLEVEDPVEHAYHLEVSSPGLERPLRGRQDFSRFSDRLVRLKLHDPVKGQHVLVGTLLGLEGEAVILALDNETVYIDLENIVRARLTL
- the nusA gene encoding transcription termination factor NusA, with product MVGTENLKRIVDQICRDKGIDRALLIDAIEEAVRSAVRKKYGGRRDIEVQFSEDLGEIEVFQYRTVVEEVFDEETEISLEDARRLDPDVEVDDDLGEKLDSVADLGRIAAQSAKQVIIHRMRDAERDVIYDMYRDREGTIVNGIVQRFERGDMIVNLGRTDAVLPRDNQIPKRSYKQGDRIRAYLQEVRRDAREGKHRDSQLILSRTCNEFLIKLFEMEVPEIAEGIVKIMGASREPGFRAKIAVSSIESDVDPVGACVGLKGSRVQNVVQELQGERIDIVPWSPDPVKYVYNALAPAEVSMVIVDDEKKCLLVVVPDDQLSLAIGRQGQNVRLASRLLGWRIDVKSESRYANAETTGYRELLTVEGIDEGLADRLFGAGITSVEQVAETDVEKLAVAARIDVDQATALQLMAAQVQPGQDRQVEPTTDEGAGTEDTVI
- a CDS encoding YlxR family protein; this translates as MQRGHVPVRTCRGCGRKASRATLLRFVLVEGCLVEDQQAVLTGRGIYCCNDPVCRARLAKSKKIGNRTEPMR